A region of Hydrogenimonas cancrithermarum DNA encodes the following proteins:
- a CDS encoding TRAP transporter large permease translates to MIGMLMFLTALVFLLFGIPVAFAFGGVAILFALLFPWDVGLQVFELLPFRIYGIMQNFTLMAVPLFIFMGLILEKSKMAEELLESMGKLFGPVRGGLAISTVLVGAILAASTGIVGASVVMMGLITLPIMLKHRYDPKLASGTIVASGTLGQIIPPSVVLIVLGDVMYVSVGDLFKAAVMPGIVLTSLYILYILILAWLKPSVAPAMEREPIPYAKLLLKALKAILPPLLLIVAVLGSIFAGIASPTESAAVGVVGAIFLSILKRTFSLETLRYASLETVKLSAMIFMILIGATAFSLVFNAFDGGDFVHRFFTEELGSKWTFILVTMAVIFVLGFFVDFIEISFIVVPILVPIAASFGIDPVWFAILIAMNLQASFLTPPFGFALFYLKGAAGDKVTTGEIYKGVVPFIFLQMTALTIVMLWPKIIYWLG, encoded by the coding sequence ATGATCGGCATGCTGATGTTTCTGACCGCGCTCGTCTTTCTGCTTTTCGGCATCCCTGTCGCATTTGCGTTCGGGGGCGTGGCGATTCTGTTCGCACTCCTTTTTCCGTGGGATGTGGGCCTGCAAGTCTTCGAACTGCTGCCGTTTCGTATCTACGGCATCATGCAGAACTTCACACTGATGGCGGTACCGCTCTTCATCTTCATGGGACTGATACTCGAAAAGTCGAAGATGGCGGAAGAGTTGCTGGAGTCGATGGGCAAGCTCTTCGGTCCCGTGCGCGGGGGACTCGCCATTTCGACGGTCCTTGTCGGGGCGATCCTGGCGGCCAGCACCGGCATTGTCGGGGCGAGTGTGGTGATGATGGGGCTCATCACGCTGCCGATCATGCTCAAACACCGTTACGATCCGAAACTTGCCTCCGGCACGATCGTCGCCAGCGGAACACTGGGGCAGATCATCCCTCCATCGGTCGTTCTGATCGTCCTGGGTGACGTGATGTACGTCAGTGTCGGCGACCTTTTCAAAGCGGCTGTCATGCCGGGGATCGTGTTGACATCGCTCTATATCCTCTATATCCTGATTTTGGCGTGGCTCAAACCCTCCGTCGCACCGGCGATGGAGCGCGAACCGATCCCCTACGCAAAGCTTCTGCTGAAGGCACTCAAGGCGATTCTGCCGCCACTGCTGCTCATCGTCGCCGTTCTGGGCTCCATCTTCGCCGGTATCGCCAGCCCCACCGAATCGGCCGCAGTGGGTGTCGTGGGTGCAATTTTTCTGAGTATTTTAAAGCGTACTTTTTCGCTCGAGACACTTCGTTACGCTTCGCTCGAGACGGTCAAGCTGAGTGCGATGATTTTCATGATCCTCATCGGTGCCACAGCCTTCAGTCTCGTCTTCAACGCTTTCGACGGCGGTGACTTCGTCCATCGATTCTTCACCGAAGAGCTCGGCAGCAAATGGACCTTCATCCTCGTCACGATGGCCGTCATCTTCGTACTCGGTTTCTTCGTCGACTTTATCGAAATCTCCTTCATCGTCGTACCGATTCTCGTGCCCATCGCCGCCAGCTTCGGAATCGATCCAGTCTGGTTCGCGATCCTCATCGCGATGAACCTTCAGGCGTCGTTCCTGACGCCACCCTTCGGTTTCGCTCTCTTCTATCTCAAAGGGGCCGCCGGGGACAAAGTGACGACGGGAGAGATCTACAAGGGTGTCGTTCCCTTCATTTTTCTGCAGATGACGGCACTGACGATCGTGATGCTATGGCCAAAAATCATCTACTGGCTGGGGTAG
- a CDS encoding HIT family protein has protein sequence MEHLYAPWRTEYIRGEKIEGCVFCHISQHPDLDEKHHLLFRDERCFVVMNKYPYTPGHFMIIPHIHTERLETLDPRVWLRMSELTQRGVAMLKEGFGAEGVNMGMNLGAAAGAGIAEHIHLHLVPRFSRDTNFITTIGHTRVYSTDFQKVYEKLKGLVPKYFV, from the coding sequence ATGGAGCATCTCTATGCGCCCTGGCGGACGGAGTATATCAGGGGGGAGAAGATCGAGGGATGTGTCTTCTGTCATATCAGCCAACACCCCGATTTGGATGAAAAACACCATCTGCTCTTCCGGGACGAGCGCTGTTTCGTCGTAATGAACAAATACCCCTACACCCCGGGGCATTTCATGATCATCCCCCATATACATACGGAGAGGCTCGAAACACTCGATCCTCGAGTATGGCTAAGAATGAGCGAACTCACACAGCGGGGTGTGGCGATGCTCAAAGAGGGTTTTGGAGCCGAAGGCGTCAATATGGGAATGAACCTCGGAGCCGCTGCCGGTGCGGGCATCGCAGAACATATCCACTTGCATCTGGTACCGAGATTTTCACGCGATACCAACTTCATCACGACGATCGGCCATACACGTGTTTACAGCACCGACTTTCAAAAAGTGTATGAAAAACTGAAAGGGTTGGTTCCGAAATACTTCGTTTAG
- a CDS encoding tetratricopeptide repeat protein yields the protein MEEKSYTLEEAIGFYENDKYDEALVALKQHRKNAEAQYYLGMMYYEGFGVEKDIETAKQWFKKASRQGSLDGEYMLLCCQGNTTSCCKA from the coding sequence ATGGAAGAGAAAAGTTATACACTCGAAGAAGCGATCGGTTTTTACGAGAACGACAAGTACGACGAGGCACTGGTCGCGTTGAAACAGCACAGAAAAAATGCGGAGGCGCAGTACTATCTGGGAATGATGTACTACGAAGGGTTCGGTGTGGAAAAAGATATCGAAACGGCGAAGCAGTGGTTCAAAAAGGCTTCCCGTCAAGGAAGCCTGGACGGGGAGTATATGCTGCTTTGCTGCCAAGGAAATACGACCAGCTGCTGCAAAGCGTAA
- a CDS encoding inositol monophosphatase family protein — MLNKLIEIVLEAGKLFEEGFNAVKEVHHKGTVDLVTQFDVAVENLLKERIADALPAFTIIGEESSDEHQRADRAIYIDPIDGTTNFIHKIPLCAISIGVWEDGVPVAGIVYNPVLNELFSAGRGEGAFCNGKKIVVSETADLQQSLLATGFPYTKVEMGRDFRWVLETMENLLPHTQDIRRLGAASIDLSYVANGIFDGFYECNLKPWDVAAGILLVEEAGGKVSNHRGEPYRLGDPVIVATNGRNHEALVEKLADYEEA, encoded by the coding sequence TTGTTAAATAAACTTATAGAGATTGTGCTCGAAGCGGGAAAACTCTTCGAAGAGGGGTTCAATGCGGTCAAAGAGGTGCATCACAAAGGGACCGTCGATCTGGTTACGCAGTTCGATGTCGCCGTCGAAAATCTTCTGAAGGAGAGAATCGCGGATGCTCTGCCCGCGTTTACGATCATCGGCGAGGAGAGTTCGGATGAACATCAGCGCGCCGACAGAGCGATCTACATCGATCCGATCGACGGAACGACCAATTTTATCCATAAAATCCCGTTATGTGCCATCTCGATCGGCGTATGGGAAGATGGCGTACCGGTTGCGGGTATCGTTTACAATCCCGTTTTGAACGAACTTTTCAGTGCCGGACGGGGAGAAGGAGCTTTTTGCAACGGCAAAAAAATCGTGGTTTCGGAAACGGCCGACTTGCAGCAGTCGCTTTTGGCTACCGGTTTTCCCTATACGAAAGTCGAGATGGGGCGTGATTTTCGCTGGGTACTCGAAACGATGGAGAATCTTCTGCCCCATACACAGGATATCCGCCGTCTCGGTGCCGCTTCGATCGATCTCAGTTACGTCGCCAACGGAATTTTCGACGGGTTCTATGAGTGCAATCTCAAGCCATGGGATGTCGCTGCGGGCATTTTGCTCGTTGAAGAGGCCGGCGGGAAAGTGAGCAACCACAGGGGCGAACCCTACCGGCTCGGCGATCCGGTCATCGTAGCGACCAATGGCCGGAATCACGAGGCACTTGTCGAAAAACTGGCCGATTACGAGGAGGCATAA
- a CDS encoding HD domain-containing protein, translated as MIPNTDLFHKALRLAAWAHYGQITKFGDPYVTHPMAAAYEVAAAVMAGEKANIDVAAITALLHDVVEKSDVTIGSIKKDFGKTIADGVFAMTKNQELPKEEQLRDSLVRILEQPKEIAMAKLGDRISSMLPPPPEWSVEKLETITGNARMILQMLGEASPFLQKRLEKKIKFYETVMEKRQ; from the coding sequence ATGATACCAAATACAGATCTGTTTCACAAAGCCCTCCGTCTTGCGGCATGGGCACATTACGGCCAGATCACCAAATTCGGTGATCCCTATGTTACGCATCCGATGGCGGCTGCCTATGAGGTGGCGGCTGCCGTCATGGCGGGCGAAAAAGCGAATATCGACGTTGCGGCGATTACGGCTTTATTACACGATGTCGTCGAAAAGAGCGATGTCACCATCGGTTCGATCAAAAAAGATTTCGGAAAAACGATAGCGGACGGTGTCTTCGCGATGACCAAAAACCAGGAATTGCCGAAAGAGGAGCAGCTCAGAGATTCTCTCGTACGAATTCTCGAGCAACCCAAAGAGATCGCGATGGCCAAACTTGGCGACCGCATCAGCAGTATGCTCCCACCGCCACCCGAATGGAGTGTCGAAAAACTCGAGACCATTACCGGCAACGCCAGGATGATCTTGCAAATGTTGGGAGAAGCGAGTCCTTTTTTGCAAAAACGTCTCGAAAAAAAGATAAAATTCTATGAAACCGTTATGGAAAAGAGACAATGA
- a CDS encoding diacylglycerol kinase, with the protein MRNQPKYHLWKNAGYAVEGFFEVFKHETSFKIEVYLSLAVWIGLLFVPMPLIAKAILGLSMLFVLIAELANSAIERTVDLVTKEQHTLAKHAKDAGATMVLFTVIFTAIVWIVTLYSVYFA; encoded by the coding sequence ATGAGGAACCAACCGAAATACCATCTATGGAAAAATGCCGGCTACGCGGTCGAAGGCTTTTTTGAAGTCTTCAAACACGAAACTTCCTTCAAAATCGAAGTCTACCTCTCCCTTGCCGTCTGGATCGGCCTTCTTTTCGTTCCGATGCCGCTGATCGCGAAAGCGATACTGGGGCTTTCGATGCTCTTTGTCCTGATCGCCGAGTTGGCCAACAGTGCCATCGAGCGAACCGTCGACCTCGTAACCAAAGAGCAGCATACACTGGCCAAACACGCCAAAGACGCAGGTGCGACGATGGTGCTCTTTACCGTCATCTTTACGGCTATCGTCTGGATCGTTACACTCTACAGCGTCTATTTTGCATGA
- a CDS encoding sulfite exporter TauE/SafE family protein, which produces MGSVELSTIFLVALLGSFGHCIGMCGGFVLAYTAAKVDAEWSKTHQMIAHLLYSLGRVTSYMTIGAIFGYVGQKVSFDMTAKGTLFIAVGVLMLFIGLSLIGKIKFLNSIESSIAQSSWFGKLFRMVIHSKSLPSFYFMGMLNGFIPCGLVYFFATAAIVAGSALKGAIVMGVFGVATIPAMLGVGIFSSLIKGSSYRQLVIKIAAVIVMLFGLYTSYKGYMMIFYPEMIEKKMQKLHEELKILPHDAARHHAK; this is translated from the coding sequence ATGGGAAGCGTTGAGCTCAGTACGATCTTTCTGGTGGCACTGCTTGGATCGTTCGGCCACTGCATCGGTATGTGCGGCGGCTTCGTGCTGGCCTACACGGCGGCGAAGGTGGATGCCGAATGGTCCAAAACCCACCAGATGATCGCCCATTTACTCTATTCGCTCGGCCGTGTGACGAGCTATATGACGATCGGCGCGATTTTCGGCTATGTGGGACAGAAGGTTAGCTTCGACATGACGGCCAAGGGGACGCTTTTTATCGCCGTTGGCGTTTTGATGCTCTTTATCGGGCTCTCGTTGATCGGCAAGATCAAATTTCTCAACTCCATCGAATCCTCCATCGCGCAGAGTTCGTGGTTCGGCAAACTCTTTCGAATGGTCATCCACTCCAAAAGCCTGCCCAGCTTCTATTTCATGGGGATGCTCAACGGGTTCATCCCCTGTGGGCTGGTCTACTTTTTCGCAACGGCCGCCATCGTCGCCGGATCGGCACTGAAAGGTGCCATCGTGATGGGCGTTTTCGGCGTTGCGACGATTCCGGCGATGCTTGGGGTCGGCATTTTCTCTTCGCTTATCAAAGGTTCGTCCTATCGACAGCTCGTTATCAAAATCGCAGCCGTCATCGTCATGCTTTTTGGACTTTATACGAGTTATAAAGGGTATATGATGATCTTTTATCCGGAGATGATCGAGAAGAAGATGCAAAAGTTGCATGAAGAGTTGAAGATTCTGCCGCACGATGCGGCGAGGCATCATGCAAAATAG
- a CDS encoding endonuclease/exonuclease/phosphatase family protein encodes MKTLILLLLLPLFLFSKEFRVASYNVENLFDLQKSGSEYTEYIPNTGYGWNKKAFTIKVDNIARVICDLKLEIIGLQEIESDEALEALQAGVKRCGWPMAYRAIADEKATTVKTALLSKYPILQKREIDPDGTLSTRNILEVLLDVDGKRVRIFVNHWKSRSGAESRRIVSAKALMRRLMKLSKDADYILLGDFNSDWNEWRTIKRSPRLNDTDGITGINHILKTIKNDKPVSKYDIGWPYHYDLWLELPPQRRWSHNFYGLKSALDHMILPAGMFDTKGINYKDRSFKVFKPNYLFTEKGAVFRWQIAKKRHGKHLNAGYSDHLPIYAHFTTEPFVFLKKRKKAETMERSGDIAPRTVHIADLYTMPLGWTNAVIPDAAVIYKKGGVAILKEPGGRAILVYKDTRRLKKGHRCKVAVRKLYDYRGLREVTKLDLLKDFGKTDVEPLLLDDFDDLNRPDYVNEVVREISGTYKRGYLYYGNGKKIKLYYRKRKARPKSGENVTLKRVRVALYRNRPELVVD; translated from the coding sequence ATGAAAACGCTGATTCTCCTCCTCTTGCTTCCCCTGTTCCTCTTTTCCAAAGAGTTCAGGGTGGCGAGCTACAATGTCGAAAATCTCTTCGATCTGCAAAAAAGCGGATCGGAGTATACCGAGTACATCCCCAACACGGGATACGGATGGAACAAAAAAGCCTTCACGATCAAAGTGGACAACATCGCCCGTGTCATCTGCGATCTGAAACTGGAGATCATCGGGCTGCAGGAGATCGAGAGCGATGAGGCGCTCGAGGCGCTGCAGGCCGGGGTGAAACGGTGCGGCTGGCCGATGGCATACCGCGCGATCGCCGACGAGAAGGCGACGACGGTCAAAACCGCTCTGCTTTCGAAATATCCGATTTTGCAAAAACGCGAAATCGATCCGGACGGCACGCTGAGCACCCGAAACATTCTCGAAGTTCTCCTCGATGTCGATGGGAAAAGGGTCCGGATCTTCGTCAACCACTGGAAATCGCGCAGCGGGGCCGAGAGCCGCCGAATCGTCAGTGCAAAGGCACTGATGCGGCGGCTGATGAAGCTTTCCAAAGATGCCGACTACATTCTGTTGGGGGACTTCAACAGCGATTGGAACGAGTGGCGTACGATTAAACGATCACCCCGCCTCAACGACACGGATGGCATCACGGGCATCAACCACATCCTGAAAACCATCAAAAACGACAAACCGGTCAGCAAGTACGACATCGGCTGGCCCTACCACTACGATCTTTGGCTGGAACTTCCGCCGCAACGCCGGTGGTCGCACAACTTCTACGGCCTCAAAAGCGCGCTCGACCATATGATCCTGCCGGCAGGGATGTTCGACACAAAAGGGATCAACTACAAAGACCGCTCCTTCAAAGTCTTCAAGCCCAACTACCTCTTTACCGAAAAGGGGGCGGTATTCCGCTGGCAAATTGCGAAAAAACGGCACGGCAAGCATCTGAATGCCGGCTACTCGGACCATCTGCCGATCTATGCGCACTTTACGACCGAACCGTTCGTTTTTCTCAAAAAGCGAAAGAAAGCAGAGACGATGGAACGATCGGGCGACATCGCGCCCAGAACCGTCCATATCGCCGACCTCTACACGATGCCGTTGGGATGGACCAACGCCGTTATTCCCGATGCGGCCGTCATCTACAAAAAAGGTGGCGTCGCCATACTCAAAGAGCCCGGCGGACGGGCGATACTGGTCTATAAAGATACCCGAAGGCTCAAAAAAGGGCACCGTTGCAAGGTCGCCGTACGCAAACTTTACGACTACCGCGGTTTGCGCGAAGTGACGAAACTCGATCTGTTGAAAGATTTCGGAAAAACGGATGTAGAACCTCTGCTGCTCGACGATTTCGACGATCTGAACCGTCCCGATTACGTCAACGAAGTGGTACGTGAAATTTCCGGTACCTACAAGCGAGGCTATCTCTACTACGGCAACGGCAAAAAGATCAAACTCTACTATCGAAAGAGGAAGGCCCGGCCCAAAAGCGGTGAAAATGTCACACTGAAACGTGTACGCGTCGCTCTCTACCGCAACCGGCCGGAGCTTGTCGTCGATTAA
- a CDS encoding metal ABC transporter permease: MSLIEILWPAFALGILLVFIHAIFGLEIIRRGVIFTDLAIGQIAAVGMAISVAFFDGMYQTPLTLLFALLAAIVIAISSRRVAHIEAFIGLLYALGISSIMLILAQSSEGMELFNRLSAADILFTMPEDLFLASAAYGTIAAVMFLLYPKTSGLVKEILFFTALALTVTSSVQSAGVLVVFALLVAPAYAALVQRRFEPLLFAWGFGSVSMIVALGISYLYDLPTGYTIIFCVVGAASVFVLSKSKRPPVAS; this comes from the coding sequence ATGTCGCTGATCGAGATATTGTGGCCGGCTTTCGCGCTGGGCATTTTGCTTGTCTTCATTCATGCCATTTTCGGGCTTGAAATCATCAGACGCGGCGTGATCTTCACCGACCTTGCGATCGGGCAGATCGCCGCGGTCGGGATGGCGATCAGCGTGGCGTTTTTCGACGGGATGTACCAGACGCCGCTGACACTCCTTTTCGCATTGCTTGCGGCTATTGTGATTGCGATATCGAGCCGAAGGGTCGCCCACATCGAAGCCTTCATCGGCCTGCTTTACGCACTGGGCATCTCGTCGATCATGCTCATCCTCGCCCAAAGCAGCGAAGGGATGGAGCTTTTCAACCGCCTCAGTGCGGCTGACATTCTCTTTACGATGCCCGAAGATCTCTTTTTGGCGTCGGCGGCCTATGGTACCATTGCCGCGGTGATGTTTTTACTCTATCCTAAAACATCGGGGCTCGTTAAAGAAATACTTTTCTTCACCGCCCTGGCTCTTACCGTCACCTCTTCCGTTCAAAGTGCCGGTGTCCTGGTTGTTTTCGCCCTCCTCGTCGCACCGGCGTACGCGGCGCTCGTGCAGCGTCGTTTCGAACCTCTGCTTTTCGCATGGGGCTTCGGCTCGGTCTCGATGATCGTCGCGCTTGGGATCTCCTATCTTTACGATCTTCCGACGGGCTATACCATCATCTTCTGTGTCGTCGGCGCGGCATCGGTTTTCGTGCTATCAAAATCGAAACGTCCGCCCGTCGCTTCATGA
- a CDS encoding metal ABC transporter substrate-binding protein has protein sequence MKKIFIALFAFTTLLSAKVNVVTTYPYLAETVKAVGGNLVRVKALASARMDPHFIVPKPSLIPLLSRADMLVMNGAGLEIGWLPPLLKRAHNPKIQPGSIGFVDASQVIDLLDKPAAVSRAYGDVHPEGNPHYALDPHNIVRIAKLVAYKLETIDPAHRSTYEANLEKFLERWNDFLKDFDMKMHRCKGMKVVQYHELYNYLLKRYGIVSVGTIEPLPGIAPSSKHTIELIRLIQKEGIGKILQDLYHERKTARFIVSKTGAEVVLLPHDVGAVNGADTLQTFYETIAKRLCR, from the coding sequence ATGAAAAAGATCTTCATAGCACTTTTTGCATTTACGACACTCTTGTCCGCAAAGGTGAACGTTGTCACCACCTACCCCTATTTGGCCGAAACCGTCAAAGCTGTCGGAGGAAACCTCGTACGTGTCAAGGCGCTTGCCTCGGCCAGAATGGACCCGCACTTCATCGTGCCGAAACCTTCGTTGATCCCTCTGTTGAGCCGAGCCGACATGCTTGTCATGAACGGGGCGGGCCTGGAAATAGGCTGGCTGCCTCCTTTGCTGAAACGGGCACACAACCCGAAAATCCAGCCGGGAAGCATCGGCTTCGTCGATGCCTCGCAAGTGATCGATCTGCTGGATAAGCCGGCCGCCGTTTCGAGAGCTTACGGCGACGTTCATCCGGAAGGCAATCCGCACTATGCGCTCGACCCGCATAACATCGTTCGCATCGCGAAACTGGTTGCCTACAAACTTGAAACGATCGATCCGGCACATCGGAGTACCTATGAAGCCAATCTCGAAAAATTCTTGGAGCGATGGAACGATTTTTTGAAAGATTTCGATATGAAAATGCACCGATGCAAAGGAATGAAAGTGGTGCAGTATCACGAACTCTACAACTATCTTCTTAAGCGTTACGGTATCGTTTCCGTCGGAACGATCGAGCCGCTGCCCGGGATCGCTCCGAGTTCGAAACATACGATCGAACTGATCCGTCTGATCCAAAAAGAGGGGATTGGGAAGATCTTGCAGGATCTCTACCATGAGAGGAAAACGGCACGCTTTATCGTCTCCAAGACAGGTGCAGAGGTCGTCCTCCTTCCTCACGATGTGGGTGCCGTGAACGGGGCGGATACGCTTCAGACCTTTTATGAAACGATCGCGAAACGTTTATGTCGCTGA